TGTTTGGTGATGTGGTCGATGGCGATGTGCGGTTGAATGAATTGGGGGTGTTGGTGCGGGACGAATGGTTGCGCACCCCGGAGGTACGGCCCAACGTTGTATTGGATGAATTTGTCGTGATGCCGAATCATTTTCACGCGATTTTATGGATCACCGACCCCGTAGGGGCACGGCGTGCCGTGCCCGGTTTTGATCCTGCCGTCCCCGGTCCAAACCCCGCACCACAAAACCAGGGCACGGCACGCCGTGCCCCTACGGTCGAAAAATTCGGTCGGCCTGTTGCGGGTTCATTGGCAACCATTGTTCGTTCATTCAAATCCGCCGCCACCAAACGCATCAACGCATTACGCAACAACGCCGGATGCCCGGTATGGCAACGCAATTATTATGAACACGTGATCCGCGGCGACCGCGATTTGCACGCGGTGCGGCAATATATTGCCGACAACCCGGCTAAATGGGCATTGGACACCAACCACCCTGACCGGATTTAACGGATGGTTCCCGTCGGGGCACGGCGTGCCGTGCCCTGGATTTCTGGGAATAGTGCTCCAGGAATGGGAACAAGGCCGCAGGCAGCCTTCGGGGGCCGCCAAATCATTGATTGCTATAGCAATCAAACGCCCTGACGGCTTGAAGGAAATTCTGCCTACGGGGGATGTGGATTTTACCAAATCGTTTGGGTTGGGGATTTGCGGATTTTTTCGTCCCGTGTAATCAATGGTATTTCGAAATGAAGCGCCGATGCGGCAATCAGGCGATCCGGCATGTCCGGAACATCGTTGCGGGGGATCTGTTGAATGGCAAGTGCGGCATCAAGGTCGACGGTATCAACGACCAGTCCGGTACTAGGGTCATCAATGGCTTCCAGTAATAATTCAAGGGCCTCTTGTGGAATCCTGCTCTTTTCGACGAGGTAGACAATTTCGACAATTGTGATGGCCGAAATATACATTTTGGAATGGGTCTGTCCAACATGGTCTATGGCCGCCGCGGCGCTTGGTGACAGCTTTTCAGGTTCGGACAAGAGCCAAATCAAGGTATGGGTATCGAGGTAAATGTCACTCATTTTTCGTCCCTGCCGGGGAAATTACCCCACATTTCCTTGCGGAGATTTGAGATTTCCCCGTCTGAAATGTGAACGGAAAATCGACTCCAGAGGTTCTTCAGGCTCCGCCGTTCAGCACTGGCGGTTTTGGTTTTGAGGAATTCAATAAAATCAATGACCTCGGTTTTTTTTTCAGGAGGAAGAGCGCGGAGAGATTCAATGATTTTTTTTTCTTCGGCCGATTGTGTGGACATGAGAGCCCCCTTGCTGGATTTGTAAATAAAATCTAGCATTTGTCTGAAATCCTGTCAAAAACGATTCGTTGGGATTGATTATCGCGGGCTTGAGTTGAATTGGCCTACCATGCCCGACTCGGAACGTGCCGTGCCCTGTTTTGACCGCGCCGTGCCCTGTTTTGACCGCGCCGTGCCCGATTCTGGCCGTTTGCCGTACCCTGGTTGCGGGTTGCAAATAAATAGAGAAAGGGCACGGCACGCCGTGCCCCTACGGGAGACAACACCAACACCATGCCCAAACCCAACGTCTTCATCACCATCGACACCGAACACAGCATCGGCGGCGCCTTTGCCGACCCGGCCCTCAAGCCCGTAGGCAACGACAAGCGCATCTATGGGCGTATTAACGGCCAGGAATACGGTATCCCGTTGATTATGGACATCGCCGATCGCTACGGCATTCCCCTCACTTTTTTCGTCGAAGTGCTCAACAAGTATTATTTTGGTGAGGAAGAAACCCGCGAGGTGTGCGAATACATTCTCGGACGCGGCCACGATGTCCAATTGCACCTGCACCCCAATTTTCTCAATTTTAAAGATTCCGACACGGCGGCGCGACAATATCGTGATAATATGTC
The Geoalkalibacter ferrihydriticus DSM 17813 DNA segment above includes these coding regions:
- a CDS encoding DUF2281 domain-containing protein codes for the protein MLDFIYKSSKGALMSTQSAEEKKIIESLRALPPEKKTEVIDFIEFLKTKTASAERRSLKNLWSRFSVHISDGEISNLRKEMWGNFPGRDEK
- a CDS encoding type II toxin-antitoxin system VapC family toxin — protein: MSDIYLDTHTLIWLLSEPEKLSPSAAAAIDHVGQTHSKMYISAITIVEIVYLVEKSRIPQEALELLLEAIDDPSTGLVVDTVDLDAALAIQQIPRNDVPDMPDRLIAASALHFEIPLITRDEKIRKSPTQTIW
- a CDS encoding transposase, with protein sequence MYNPDVHNRQSIRLRDFDYGDAGAYFVTVCAWRRECLFGDVVDGDVRLNELGVLVRDEWLRTPEVRPNVVLDEFVVMPNHFHAILWITDPVGARRAVPGFDPAVPGPNPAPQNQGTARRAPTVEKFGRPVAGSLATIVRSFKSAATKRINALRNNAGCPVWQRNYYEHVIRGDRDLHAVRQYIADNPAKWALDTNHPDRI